Sequence from the Ziziphus jujuba cultivar Dongzao chromosome 9, ASM3175591v1 genome:
cctttttcttttttctttttttgggacctagagtgaaaattttgaaaagtagATTTTTAAGAtctataaaagaattaaaaaaaaatgattttatgcTATATTATATACTTGTTAATCACTGGACTCAGATTGGAGCTGAAAAATTAAGCTTTGAAGTTCTAGCAGAAAATAACAAAGACAAGAAATTGTTCGATTAACGAATTTATCAAACACAAATTTAAAGATTAAAGATCAATTAAATTACAGAGAAGAATAGACTTTGGATATTATGTTTAtccataaaattcaatttaaatattttctcatgTCCTTGGATTTAGTCAGTACGCTCTTCGAATTTACAAGTACTCAAACTAACCTCCTCGACTCACCGATTTAACTCGGCATGACTCGGTCAAAAAGTAAAGCCTATATTTTAACCCAACCccagagaacaaaaataataataataataataaaattaaaaaaaaaaatgaaaaacctaAAAGGTTGCTCcgaaatatttaaattagttaattaatacagaaataaattcaaaaaaaaaaaaaatagttagtcCTCGTTGTTGGAAACTCAGCTGAGTCATCCATCGTAACTCGACTCAATCCGAGTCGGAGCGGAAGAAAGTtgctttttgaacttttttaaaaaacggATTCATCAGCCAGCCCATGTAGCAACGGTCGAGATTCGCCCAAGAGTTCGAGCTTACTTCGGCTGTCCACGTGGCAACGTCTCTGGAAGTCCTCGAGGCTGAGGAACCGACCCGAGCTAGAACCCGGTTCGGATCGGGAAACGACGCGTAATACCTCCTCGAAGAACGACTCGTCGCAGGGGATCGCAAGGGGACCGTGGTTGGTGAAGCCGTACTCTTCCTCGGCTTGCAACAGAAGCTTCTTAAACATCGGGTGATTCAGGTACGTCGCCCGCACGATAAACCTCCTGCAACTGCTGCCGACGCAGACAGCCACGTGTCCTGCCGGTACATCGGACGGCGCTGGTCTAGCCGCCGCTATTCGAGCCTTCCTGCGCCACCTCTGTAGCATTTGGCGGATTCTCACAATGTTCCGAATCTTATTGCATCTTCCCGAcgccattttttttccttttcccggAAAGTGACGGAAAAtcgagaaaataaaaataggtgAGAATGGGTTTTTGAGAGTTTTGAGTGAGAGTGTTCGGTTGGAGCGTGGAGGGTCTTATAAAGTAAATAAGGTTGATCGTGTTACGAAAATACCCTCACAGTTGGAGATAACTACCAGATTATGTTTGTTGTTGAAGAAGTCGTCAGGGCCATGTGATGGGTATACCTTTTTCCACAGCATGGACATTTAGACATGGCTCGTTACTTTATTACTTCCTTGATAAAtgtgcaaactttttttttaattattatttatttctctaatatttaaattgggttttagataaattttacattttagttgttgaaaatttgagatgggtatttttttgtgttttttttttcttttaataaaaattaaaaattaacacaTGATGAGGTGGTCCCCAGTAGAGTACAATAAtgtttttagtaataaaaattagGAAAGTTTCGGAGCTTGAGATTGGCTCCACATTGTTGACTGACCAACAAACAGACTATGTTGATTAAGATTTTATTCTGcataaaatttaatagaaagCTTCGTGATTTCAGTTATGTCTTCCAACtgacaaaaaaaccaaaaggggagagagagagagagaggttggTGGTAGTGTTATATGGGTTTGTGCatgtattttgattaaagaaagagtattattataaataagatCAGTCATACAGCATGCAATTGTTGGAAATTTGTAGCAAAAGGGAAAAACATTTGCATTATTTaccttatataattattttatttccttaataGGGGACCTACTCCATGCTGGTTTTGCTGCAAGCTTATCTAATGCTCACTTCAGAAAGCAAAGCATAATCACATCTTGCAATACTTGATGATAATATTGCTCTTCATTGATTTATATTATGagaaatatatgaatgaaaatgtctaatatttcaattaattttgagCACCACCCACATATTATTCTTAAGATCTTAATTAATGTCATTTTGCTCTACAACATCCTTGATTTAATTTGACATTAATTTTAAGGACAGTATAACTCTTCctcaatgtattaaaatttgattatatgGTTCGATTTGATTCTATTTGTCTTAGCAACTCAAAACCTCACATGGTCTCTCAAAACTTAATTATAAACTTATCTACTTATATTCTCACATCCTTAGCTATATCTTCTCCactggtttattattattttttatttttatttttaataaatctcACATTGACAACCCAAAGCCAATCAAAGGTAGAAAATGAAGTGCATGCTAATaattttgcttaaaaatttcaataactTATGTACGATGCCCCTTCTGCAAATTCACTAATGTGCCGAATTTATTTCTTTAGTAATATACTAATCAAACTGGTAGATAAATGTGCAGTttaagtgtttgatgaaattatAAAGATTTTGATTTCAGTTTCTGCCAACTTTGAGCCTGACATGGTGATTCTATAGTGTTTCATACTGACCAACAAGCAAATCACTCTGTGCTCAGTAAGATATTCGGGCAAAACAAaaggattaataaaaaatatttgaccaCTTGTGGCAGTGTCTGCATTAACAATGTCCATCATCTATCAAATATATGTTTACGCATACCTAGAGctctataaattataatatacttTAATGCATGTACAACAAATTGTTATGGAATTAAttagcaaaaaattaaaaattatgttgAGGAAAGAGAACCTAGTTTCATAGAGTTTGAAAATCTTACCTTATATTATGATCCATGCATGAGGTTAATAATTcagctttttttttggggtcaatgcAATTAATATTCTACTACTACTTAATTCTTCCATGTTCACCACTAGTGTCTAGTCTAGTAGTGGTTTCTGCTTTGGGTAGTTTGGACTTTGCTTATTCATGGAGGAAGCTTAGCAATATGTAATTGTTTGGTAATAAATAGCTGAAGTGACAAGTCCTTTGATTGCGGAGTCTTTCAAGCAAGAGTTTTACTCtttaactataattataaatatatatatatatatatatatagtagtctTTCGATGGACTAGTGTACCATTTTTTAGGTTTTAATGGCAAgccaattaataaaatatatatgctcTACTATTTCTTTAATACGATACATAAACCATACACCGTAGTTCacaaaaaactttatatatatacaacccttatttttcataatatatatatatcatatataattaatttaaagccACTGTGCCACAAGAATTAAATGTCTAAAGCTTGAACCTGCGGAATATTTCCATCTTCAATTACGAGAATTTTTGTTGACAAGGTGCATCCTCAGtttcttccttctcctttctttctttttttttttttttttttttttttttttcggttgtcATTAGATTAATATGATTAGATTTGATACTATTTGTCTATGCAACTCAGAAATCCACATGgccttaaaattctaaaatttttttctccacTTAACACTTCGTTTTAGTTACCAGTCGaggccaaaaagaaaataataataactgtatgttgatgatgattaacactgtttagaaaaaaaaaaatgagaagaagaagagagctaGAGAGAAAAGAAACTTTACTGAACTGATCTTCCATTGTGCCCAGCAGAAAGCAGAATACTGATCATTACTTAAGTATAAGAGAAACTTGGGACATTAATTTCCAtcttatatatcaaaattttttgatagaaaacaaatattatttttgactaTGGTTAGCTTAGCAAATAATCTTGTTTTTAAATGCAAGGCTGCAAATTAATGTTTGATTGATCTGATGCCGATCCATCCAACAAGCTCATCAACTACAATAATGATAATCTTGAAAGGGTGAAAAAGACAgaaacaatttctttttatcctttttGGGTGTTTTCCAAACCCCATGATCTCTTGTCTCCAAGTATATCTTTTTTAAACACTGTAATACggattaaaatacaaataattgaaGATTTAGGGAATATATGCTGGGACCTGCTTTTTATGGACTGATTAGAAGGCAGGGTTAATATTAGATCTAATTAATGATACTTTTGGAACTCGAACTTGCATTTAAATCgttcaaataatttattgataactgaaaaaaaatatatatataaatataatacaataagaaaaaaaagggtctCCAACTGAAGCAGTGATATGTTAATGTAATTAGCAAGCAAAGCATCTTTGATTTGGTCAATTTATAAGGGCACATCAAATCCTTTGCCTAGATGCCTGTTAACGCTCTTTCTCCACCTTATTCTTGTAATTATGGCACTTAACCACTTCACAACTCAAAACtgtaatgaaaatttaatatattttaaatgttaacgaaaatttaatgttttctaatattattatatacttatttctttatttattatattatattttatacactTTTATTTCTTAATGAAACAATTTTAGAGACGAAAGAGGCGGGTAGATGGGCTTCACCTACAAAGCTTTTGATTTGTTTCTCAATAACAATTGGGCCCTCCCCCACAAGACAATGACGCATTCAGGCCTGGTAAAGTCAGTTGATACGTTACTCACTCTTGGGATAGTCCAAGTGTTTGGTGGTTCGATATACAGCACAAACCAATCACATACGACCCTATCGATAAAATTCTGttcacaaatttaaaatttatataaaattaatcaataatcatTGTTTATTCCATTCCTTCAAACAAATACACCCTAAGCTAAATATAAAATTGCCCTTTAAAAAAGGCACATAAGCCAAACTCATGTCAAAATGGGGTAACTCGTACCCACCAGAAGAGCTAAAATTGGATGAAGGTCATTAACAACATATTCTTAGGTAACCATCTTCTGTTCCAACAAGAAACAATCTTGAGTAGGGTAAAATAGTAATACTACATAACACTGACATGTTCCTTGTCCCCTGATCTGCCATGTACAGTTTTTGAGGAATAACCTGATTCTGACCACCCTGCAACATAACCATGTTTTCTTTCAGCAGACTAAATATTTCCACAGTAAGATAGAAATCAATTAATAGAACTGAAACATTCATCCATTAGAAATATGAAGAATGACAACATAATAACAAAACATGCTACTTATAAAACCTATGAATGTTATTTGGGTGGTGTTCGAGTATCTAGTTTACAACGGATGCCAATCTAACTCTGTAAGAATTTTCGGCCATATTCAACAAACTTAATTCCAACACATGTATTCTAAAACACAAGCAATCAGTGGACAAACAGTAAGGGTCGCAACTCGCCCTTAGAACATAACAAACTGGTGATACACCAAtatgttttataaaatattcctatcaaaaaaaatatatgtctaATAAATGGCTCATTGACCATGCAATGAGGAGGCATGTCATTCATAATCGCAGGACCAATGTATTGACAAATGagtatgatttttctatttctatttttattttttgtcattgaAAAAAGACCATGAGTCAATTCAAATGTAACATGCAAAGCAATTCCCACAATTGCTGACCAActtcttttcttaaaaaaagaaaaaaagaaaaaaaaaagaagataaagaagTATACTGTTGATTACGTACTTCATCAGAAGATTGAGATAAAGAAGAAAGTCCAATCTTATTTCTGGAAATTGAAATGATGTCTTGGCCCCAGATGGAGAAACTAGATACACCATCTGTATGTCCTTTGAATATTGTGGGCTGAGGTGGGAAATTCCTGTATAGAAAATAGTAGCCGGATAAGATTTAAGATTCACCACAGTATTATCAAAGAATCATACCATCAAATTAGTATGCAATTTGTTAATAACTAATTATCATTATAGAATTTCTGCATTACCTTCTCAGGTCCCAAATTCGTAAAGTCCTATCAAGAGAACTTGAAACCAGCAAATAGTCCTCGGGTGCAGCCAACTGCAGACAAAAGGGGTTAACACAAGTTCAATTCAAATTAAATGGATTTATCTGTAGGATTTTTAACATACTTTTGTCACGTATCCATCATGAGCCCGCCAAGAGGTGATGACATTTCCACTCCTTGCATCAAATAACCTACAATGACCTGTGCTTAGTCCAGCTGCAATCCAAGATGGCGAAGTAGAAGCTCCACCAGCTTGCATTTTGTCAGACCCACAAGAGCACATGGCAGAGACAAGAGAAGGAAAACTAGATTCCATGGTTTCCCCCCTCCACAAATGAAGCTTTTGACCTTGCGCAACATCAATGAACCTGAAacataaagttaaaattaaaacctGACCTGCATCAGAAAGTTTTTTATTCAGTAAGCTTATAAAGGAATCCTCCATCCAAAAGTACTTATCAACCTGAGAGAACCATTTCCAGTGCCAGCAATGAGCTTTTCAACAAATTCAATCTGATGCATACAAGTATACAAGCTCCCATCAAATGCATTATTCAACAATCCACCAGACAATGTATTGGAATTCAGCATATTAGCCTCATCAGTGTTAAACTTCAAGGCAGAAGCTAGGGGACTTGCATGATATGAAGGATCCATTGATGGTTCAGTAAACAAAGATAATAGTTTCCCAGTTCTGCTATTCCATACATGTATTGTACCATCACAAGACGCTACTCTTCCAGTAGATGACAGGACACAAACGTCATTCACGACCTATAGTTGCAAAAGTAACTTAGATATGCACGACCATAATTATTAACCAAGAAAGATGAGATCtgcaaaagggaaagaaaagaaaactatgCTTGAAAAAGGCACCCAGCACCTCAAAATTCTGGAGGCACAGGCACAATCTATTAACTGTGATTgatacaaattacaaattatgaaGCATAGAAGGATTAATTATAAGCACAAGAAAATAGAAGCAAACCTCCTCATGACCACAGTAGCTGGAGACAGCATTAATTCTTGTCAGTTCCCATTTCTGAACAGTTCCTTTAAACCCTGGACCAGCTCCAGCAGTAAAAACCATACACTCATCTTGACAGAAGGCTAAAGATCTTACAGCCCCCTGATGTGCACGGACTGAGTATAAAACAGATACTCTGATCTTCCATGGATGTTCATCCTTTGGACCCCCAACACGCCCAAGGAAATCAGGTCCATCCCAGCTAGCAGCAGCACTAGGGAACCAAAACCAAGGCTCAAACTTCATGTAGTTTGATTGTACTGTATGCATATCAACTGGACTGCGATGAATATCATAAATCTTTCTCTGAggcatcaagtttttggcaccTCTACTCCCTTGTGACTGTGGAATTGACCATCCTACCCCATTAAGCAACATCTTAGCAGGATGGTATTCAGGAGTTGAGCCCTTGCCAAATATAAGCTTTTTAGTGATTGTGCTTTCTGAACCACTTCGAGATGATTCTCCTGTATGTTCCCACTGAATCATGACAGGTTCAGAAACATGAAGTGCAAAACATGTGTATCTGTGCATATGAGAGagagcacacacacacacaaaaaaaatctttttatagTAACGATGCTTGAAAGCACCAAGGCAGCATACCTTCCAGTTATGATATCGCAGAAGATATTGCTCAAGTAACAACCATGTTGCACAACATTGACGAAGCTTCTCTATCCCAAGAAGAGATGCAAAAGAAGGATACAGAAGTAACCTGCAAATATAATAGTTCACATCATGTTAAAGGAGGacaagaatatatatacatacatgaacaaaaacacaaaaactttAGAAGCTCTATTTTAGACTACAAATTCAAAAATGCAGTGTCAATTAAGATTAGCACTCACACAAGTTCTATACGCCTTTCAATTACAGCCTTGCCATCATTTTTGGGTTTGGAAACTCTTGAGCTATTGCTAGAGGGAGAAGACCCATAAGTAGTTTCCTGTGAGAAAGCAAGCTCATCAAATAGTTCTTTCAGCTGCGGTAGGACATGCAATGCTGTCAATTCTGGTCCAATCCGCTGACAAATGGCCAGCAGGGTGGTAGCAGCAGCCTAATCAACACAggcatcattattattattttttgatacaaCAATTTATGGATAATAAGATGATATTATTTAAGAACAGgcattacttttttttcttaaataagtGGACAGATATGAAACTAATCTTTGCAAGTAATAATCAATTATTTCTTGATGATTTCAATTCATCCATCAAGATGATTATACGAGGACAGACAACAAAACAAGATGCTTAAATAACCTAAAAAACTAAAGCAGAAAGAATAATACAGAAACAGGAAGACCTGTAGTACTCCAATCTCCAAGGTCGTCTGCATAAGAACCAAAACATGTAGGCAACGCTGATTCTGCATATCATAAGCAAATGCTCTGTCATTTTCAAaaaacattacacaattttaaaattaaagcgAGTTCATAGTCAAATCCATACTTCAATTAGCTGTTTTACAACCACCTCCTTTGGCAAGAATACAACTAAGCCATCTGTTGCCATCAAACAATCAACAACAGCTAAAGCACTCCAGCTCTGCACAGGCTCAGGCTTTTTCATATGTGAAGTACCAATACAGGAATAAACAACATGTTTTAGCAGTGGTAACATCTGCCTTACAATAAAGGTCTCCCCTAAAAGACCACCTGGCATGTCAAACCAAAAAAAGTAGCTTAACAGAACATGTTTATATCAGGAAACATTAGAGCATAACAAATGAACTTGTAATACCAATTCTAATCAGCACATCAATTCCATCTGTACTGAGTCCTTTCCCAAAGCACTGAATAAGAGGCAAGATTGTCTGGGTTTAATCTTGATGGTTAGTATTTTATAAGTTGTAATCCCACCAAAGTATGTGTGTGATAAACAGACACAATGAAAATCTAAACATAAATGAAGACTGCGATCTGATAATATTGATAATGCTAGGGTCAGACAAACCTGATGAACGGTAATAGGAACCCCAAGCTCTTCACTGGATCCAATCAGCAGCACAGAAGCAGCAGCTGCTGAACTCTTATGAGCAGCTGAATTTAAGTTTGATATGACCAAAGGGTGTAGCATTTCTAGATATGCAAGTTTACCAACGTGATTCCATATCTCTTGTACAAAGGAGTCTTGTAAAAGAGAAACCTTCAAGTGTGAATAACCTGGCATCTGAAATAAATGTCTCTATTAATATGAAGTTGACCAAGAAAGATCCATACATaagtaacaaatatataaatatgaaaatgtcaTAACTGGCCTGCAAAATCTTTTGGATGGTAGGAAATATTACTGTCTTCACTGCTTTTGGGTTTAAACTTTTGATGAATTCTTTCAACAGTGTATAAGCCCATTCAGATTCGAGATCTGACAAAGGAGTCACTACAAGCGATAAACAATAAGGAGCACACATTTCAGCTGCTAATGTTCCCATTGACTTAAGGGCTCCTCGCATTGCAAAACTTGCTGCATACCGAAGACGAGATCCATCTTTGGCTAGAAGCTGCAGTGGGGCAAGAAACAAGTATGATGCCTTCACTGTTGCAGGAAAATAAGGGGATTCCAAAAGACATTTGGCTGATGGCCTCCTATATATTTATTGAGAGACAGAATAGAAAGAGAGAAGCTTCAGTAACACACGGTAAGATAAATGCCTATCTTACCCACCCACTCCAACCCAATCAAATGTTGGGAAGTATTTCAAATTACTTTCAATCTACAATAACATAGTGCATGGAGCACAAACAGCATAAAAGAGTGATAACCAATACCTTTTCCAATCCTTCTCAATGCATGCTTCTACAATTACGCTAGTTTGAGGTGGAAGTTCCTGCATCAATCCAGGTAAGATGCCACCTTCCAGGTACATGGCCATTGAGgttgaatcaaagagtggcctTCTCAAATGAAGTTCTGCTATAATACAGCCAACAGAGAAAATGTCATTCGCAATATCTGCAGAAAATCTCATTGAACAAGATGATTTCTGCCTCCAAAGCATTAACTCTTGATATCCCATGGAACCTTCATCCCCGACCTCAACAGACTCAAGAAGATAACTCAGATCAATATGAAATGGTGCTCTATAGTGTTTTCCAAGATCAGATGGTTGTGATATGCATTTCCTATAACTCTCCTTTGGAGGCTCTTCTACAGTAGAATTATTCATCACAAAATACTTTGAATGGTTGCCATAAACAGAATTTAAATGCCTAGCATGTTCTGAAAAGGCAGATGCTTCTTCTAATGCTTGTAAATATGCAGTTTCCAAAAGGAGGGAACACTCACTCCCTACTTCATTCTCAATGAATTGATGCTCAGCCGATTCTTTGGTACCATTACTTGTTTTCGTGATTGAAACTCGGCGCATGGGGTGTGGACGAGTAAAGAGCTGACGGCGTCCTACTGACCTTGGGATCATGAGTTCTGATGAAGGAAGCATAACATTCTTGGCAGCAACAGCTGCCTGGCCAGACATCTTGTACCCAAATGTGATATCAATCCAATGATGTAGCTGGCACGAGACACGATCACTTTCCAAAGCCTCACGatgcaattttataaaattctcaGGAGAACCAGCCCAT
This genomic interval carries:
- the LOC107426617 gene encoding protein SMALL AUXIN UP-REGULATED RNA 12, coding for MASGRCNKIRNIVRIRQMLQRWRRKARIAAARPAPSDVPAGHVAVCVGSSCRRFIVRATYLNHPMFKKLLLQAEEEYGFTNHGPLAIPCDESFFEEVLRVVSRSEPGSSSGRFLSLEDFQRRCHVDSRSKLELLGESRPLLHGLADESVF